The genomic segment GGTGTCGGGCGGTCAAACCGCCCGTTTCTTTTCCAGCCAGTCGACGAGGACCTTTCCCCAGACGATGTCTTCCTGCATTGCGGCGCGCGCGCCTGCCGCGTCGCGCTTGCCCAGTGCCCGCAGGAGATCGTAGTGCTTGTGCGCGCCGCTTGTCAGGTCCCGCACCGGCACAGTGATGTGGAACGTCCGCAGAAGCGGTCCCATCAGCGTCCACATGTTCTCGACAGTCGCAAAGACCAGCGGCATGCCAGCGGCCGCGACGACGGCGAAATGGAACTGCCGGTTGATCAGCGACGCCTCCTGCGGATCCTCTCCGGCCGCCACGCGGAAAGCTTCCTGAAGGCTTTCCAGATTGGCGAGTTCCTTCGGCGTAATGCGCTCTGCGGCAAGTGCCGCCGCTTCGCTTTCCAGATGGTAGCGAATAAACTGGATCTCACGCAGTTCATCCGGCGCTAGATTGCGCACGTGAATAGCGGTTGCCGCCTTCATTTCCAGCGCGTGCTCGCTAACAAGGCGAAAGATCGCCTCGCGCACCGGCGTGATTGATACGCCTAGTTCTTCGGCGAGGCTGTTGATGCGAAGACGTTCACCCGGTTCGTAGCGTCCGTCCATCAAGGTTTCGCGGATCGCCGTATAGACCTGTTCGGAGAGGTTGCCACGGTCCAATTTGTTCAAGCTTGTCATAGGCACCTCCGTCTGCACCGACCGCCCTGCGTCGGTTTCCGACTCCATCCAACCTCAGGCGTTGCTTGGCGGCAATGGGTCGATGCCGCGGATTATGTCCGACGCCTTTTCGCCGATCATTATGGCCGGCGCATTGGTATTGCCCGAAATCAATGTGGGCATGATGGAGTTGTCCACAATTCTGAGGTTCCGCAAACCTCTTACCCGCAATTGTGGGTCGACAACCGCCATATCGTCCGTCCCCATCCGGCATGTTCCGGCCGGATGGTACACCGTCTTGCCCTTGGAGCGAATATAGGACTGCAGGGTCGCCTCGTCCTCGATTCCCGTTCCGGGGAAAGCTTCGGTCTTTTCGACATAGGGCGCGAATGCCGATTGCGAGAGGATGTCGCGCGCCAGCCGGAGGCCCTTGACGGAAAGACGCATGTCCTCGGGGTGGCTGAGATACCGGGGGTCGATGATCGGGTGATCGGCCGGATCCGTCGAGCGCAGCCGAATCTCGCCGCGGCTGAGCGGCCGCAACACACAGGGATTGATCGTTGCCCCCGCCCGCTTGATTTGCTCCTGGTCGCTGTCCAGGAAGACGATCGGCACGAAATGCAACTGTATGTTCGGCTCATCCTCCATGTCGTCGACATTGACGAAGGCGCAAGCCTCCGTGACGTTCGACATGACCGGACCCGACTTGAAAAGCAGATATTGCAGACCGTTACGCATCGAACGGAAGAACGTATCTTCACCGAAATAACCATATCGCCCGGTGCAGTAGCGGATCGCGGGAAATTCCAGGTGATCCTGCAAGTTCTGGCCAACGCCCTCAAGGCGGTGATGCACGGCAATGCCGTGACGCTTCAATTCATCCTCCGGCCCTACGCCCGAGAGCATCAGGAGCTTCGGCGTCTGCACGGCGCCCGCGGAAAGGATGACCTCCTTCTCCGCACGGATCGTCCGCAGCGCTCCGTCCTGCCGATATTCCACCCCAACGGCGCGATCGCCCTCAAAAAGGATGCGGGTGACAAAGCAGCCGGTCTGGATGTCGAGATTGCCGCTGGCCAGCGCCGGGCGTAGATATGCGACGGCGGCGCTGCAGCGCCTTGCATTGCGCGTCGTTGTCTGGTTGTAGCCCACACCTCGTTGCCGGCGGCCGTTGAAGTCGGACGTGAAGGGTATGCCCGCCTCCTGCGCACCGAGCACGAAGGCTCGTGTCAACTCATTGACCTGCCGAAGATCGGAAACACCAAGCGGGCCTTTCGTACCGTGATAGGCATCCGAAAAGCGGTCGTTGTCCTCCGCGCGCCGGAAGTAGGGCAGGACTTCGGAATAGGACCAGCCGGCCGCGCCGAGCGAGGACCACGTATCGTAATCGCTGCGCTGGCCGCGAATGTAAATGGTGGCGTTGACCGATCCACCACCGCCCAGCACCGCACCTTGCGGCATGATCGGCGAGCGCCCGGCAAGGCCGGCCTGTTGCTCGGTCTTGTAGTGATATAGAAGCTTGGAATCGAGCAGCTTTACAAAGCCCGCTGGAATGTGGATCAGCGGATGGCGATCTCGCGGCCCGCCCTCAAGGATCGTCACCTTTCCGGAGTTCGACATGGCCAGCCTTCCGGCTAGTGCACTGCCGGCCGAACCCCCGCCTACAATCAAATAGTCGGTCACAATTTTCCTCCCAGGAGTGATTTCATATTCGGACGAGCATTCGCGCTGCCTCAGGCGATGCCGCCGAGGCAGACATATTTGATCTCGGTGAACTCCTCGAGGCCGTATCTGGAACCCTCACGGCCGAGACCGGAGAGCTTCACGCCGCCGAACGGCGCTTCCGCCGTCGAGATCAGGCCCGTATTGACGCCGACCATGCCGTATTCCAGCGCGTCCGCCACGCGGAACACGCGCGACAGGTCCTTGGCGTAGAAGTAGGACGCAAGGCCGAATTCCGTGTCGTTGGCCTGAGCGATGACGTCATTCTCGTCCGTGAAGCGGAAGAGCGGGGCGACGGGGCCGAAGGTCTCTTCCTTCGCCACGGCCATGTCCGGCGTCACGTCCGTGATCACGGTCGCTTCGTAGAAGGTGCCACCAAGGGCATGGCGCTTGCCGCCCTGAACCACGCGGCCGCCCTTCTTCACGGCGTCGGAGACATGCTCCTCCACTTTTTCCAGCGCGGCACCGTCGATCAGCGGACCGAGCACCACGCCCTCGTCGAAACCATTGCCGGTCTTCAGCTTGCCGACGGCGGCGGCGAGCTTGTCCGAGAAGGCGTCATAGACGGCGTCCTGGACGTAGAGCCGGTTGGCGCAGACGCAGGTCTGGCCGTTGTTGCGGAACTTGGCGATCAGTGCACCCTCGACGGCCGCATCGAGATCGGCATCGTCGAAGACGATGAAGGGTGCGTTGCCGCCAAGTTCCAGGCCCAGCTTCTTGATGGTCGGCGCGCACTGCTTGTAGAGTTCGGCGCCGATTTCCGTCGAACCGGTGAAGGTGAGCTTGCGGACGGTCGGGTTGGCGGTCATTTCCGCGCCGATCTCGCGGGCAGAGCCGGTGATGACGGAGAAGAGGCCGGTGGGCAGGCCGGCGCGCTCGGCGAGGATGGCGATTGCGATGGCCGAGAAGGGCGTCTGCGAGGCCGGCTTCAGCACCATGGCACAGCCGGCGGCGAAGGCCGGGCCGGCCTTGCGGGTGATCATGGCATTGGGGAAGTTCCAGGGCGTGATGGCCGCGACGACGCCGATCGGCTGCTTCATCACGAGGATGCGCTTGTCCTTCTGGTGGCCGGGCACGATGTCGCCGTAGAGGCGACGGGCTTCTTCGGCGAACCATTCGACGAAGCTGGCGCCGTAGACGATCTCGCCGGTGGCTTCGGCCAGCGGCTTGCCCTGTTCCATGGTCAGGATGCGGCCGAGATCGTCCTTGTTCTCGATCATCAGCTCGAACCACTTGCGCAGCACGGCCGCGCGTTCCTTGGCGGTGCGGGCGGCCCAGCCCTTCTGGGCCTCGGCGGCCGCGTCGATCGCTTCCCTGGTTTCCTTGGCACCGAGCTTCGGGACATGGCCGACAAGCTCGCCCGTCGCCGGGTTCTTCACCGCTATGCCGCTGCCATCCGCTTCAATCCAGCGCTGGCCGACAAGGGCTGCCTGGCGAAGCAGGCTCGGGTCCTTAAGGGTCATTCGATAATAGCTTCCCACTTTTAACGATGCTATAATATATCATATATTTTTTAACGCAAGCGTCGCCGCTCCCGCCATGAAGGCCCTTAGCGTCCGGAAACTGGCGCTCGGCGAAGAGAGGTTGTCCGATGCGGACTTCGAGGCGCATGCGCGGGCGAATGCCAAAACCGTCTATCACCCGGCGGGGACCTGCAGAATGGGCCGGGACCAGCTCTCGGTCGTGGATAATTGGCCGCGGGTGCAGGGTATTCCTCGCCTGCGCATCGCAGACGCGTCGATCATGTCGACGCTAGTGAGCGGCAACACGGATGCCACGTGCATCACGATCGCGGAGCGTTGAGTCTACTGTCGCGTTTTTGATGGGAGTAGAAACAGAGACTGAGTCGTTTGACGCTCAGTTTTTTTGCATTTGATGAGATTTGAAGCGCAAACCAGCCTACCCAACCTCAAGCAGACTAATTACTTGATCAACGATCGCGTCCAGTGGCCGGTCGATATCGACCGTGATACTGTGTTCATCTGCGGCGGGCAGTTCGAGCGCCGCGAACTGGCTGTCGATGAGGATTGTCGGCATGAAGTGGCCCGTGCGGGCGCCCATGCGCTTCGTGATCAGCTCTGCCGTGCCGGAGAGGTGGACGAAGGTGACGGGCGCGCCGGCTTCCGCGCGGATGTGGTCGCGGTAGCGGCGCTTCAGCGCCGAACAGCCGAGGATGAGGATGCCGTCCGGGTTGGCGAGCCTTTGCCCGATGAGGGTGAGCCAAGGCCAGCGGTCCCCGTCGCTCAAGGGTTCGCCGCGGCTCATCTTCTCGATGTTTTCCGACGCATGCAGGTCGTCGCCGTCGAGATAGGCGGCGCCGAGGCGCGCGGCGAGTGCGGCGCCGACCGCCGACTTGCCGCAACCGGCGACACCCATCAGGACGATGCGGCTTATCGGATGGGACTGGGGCATCTCAGAGCGAGGCCGTGATGCCGCCGTCGACATAGAGCGTGTGTCCGTTGACGAAGGAGGAGGCGGCCGACGAGAGAAAGATGCAGGCGCCGACCAGCTCCTCCACCTTGCCCCAGCGACCGGCGGGCGTGCGCTTCTCCAGCCATTCGGAGAAGGAAGCGTCGGCGACGAGCGCGGCATTCAGCGGCGTGTCGAAATAGCCGGGCGCGATGGCGTTGCATTGCAGGCCGTGTTTGGCCCAATCCGTCGCCATGCCCTTGGTGAGGTTGCCGACGGCGCCCTTGGTGGCGGTATAGGGCGCGATGCCGGGGCGGGCGAGCGCGGTCTGGACGCTGGCGATATTGATGATCTTGCCCGCGCCGCGCGCGATCATGTGGCGGGCGACGGCCTGGCCGACATTGAAGACAGTCGAGATGTTCGTCTTCAGCAGCCGCTCGAAGGCATCGGCCGGGAAATCCTCCAGCGGCGTGCGGTGCTGCATGCCGGCATTGTTGACGAGGATGTCGATCGGGCCAATGTCGGCTTCGAAGGCGTCGACCGCCTTGCGCACCGCCGCGTGGTCGGTGGCGTCGAAGGCGAGCGTATGCTTCGCGCCGAGGTTCTTCGCGGCAGCCGCGAGCTTGGCTTCGTCACGGCCGTTGAGGACGACGTCCGCGCCGGCGGCGGCAAGGCCCTTTGCCAGGGCGAAGCCGATCCCCTGGGAGGAGCCGGTAACGAGGGCGCGCTTGCCCGTGAGGTCGAAAAGCTGGATGCTCATGGCTCTTCCTAACTGAACGCGATCTGCGTCTTCATCGATTGCCCCTTGTCCGAGGCAATCTCGAAGGCCGTCAAGGCCTCCGCAAGCGGCAACGTATGGGTGATCAGCGGTTTCACATCGATCAGTCCGCCCTGCATCAGCTTCACCGCGACGGCGAATTCCTCATGGAAGCGGAAGGAGCCGCGCAGGTCCAGCTCCTTGGCGGTGATCGCCATCATCGGCAGGCTCATCTCGCCGCCGAGGCCGAGCTGGACGATGACGCCGCGCGGGGCGAGCGCCTGGATGCCGGCGACGAGGGCGGGCTGCGCGCCGGAGCATTCATAGAGAACGTCGAAATATCCCTTGTTCGCGCTGAAAGGCACGAGCCCGTCGCGGTCCTCGGAAAGATTGATCGTGCGATCCGCGCCGACGGTGCGGGCAAAGCCGAGCGCCCGCTCGGAAAGGTCGGCCGCGACGATCTCGGCGGCACCTGCCCGGCGGGCGGCGAGGATCGAAAGAGTGCCGATAGGACCGCAGCCGGTGACGAGCACGCGCTTGCCCAGCATCTCGCCGGCCCGGCGCGTGGCGTGCAACGTCACCGACAGCGGTTCGGCCATCGCGGCTTCGCCGGCCGTAAGGCCGTCCGCCCTGACGCATTGGCTGGCCTTGGCCACCAGGCGCTCGCGGAAGGCGCCCTGGATATGCGGGAAGGGCATGGCCGAGCCGTAGAAGCGCATGTTGAAACAATGGTTCGCCAGGCCCTTCAGGCAATAGTCGCAGGCGCCGCAGGGCCGCGAGGGCGAGACGGCGACGAGATCGCCGACGGCAAGACCGGAGACCCCTTCGCCGAGCGCGGCGACATGTCCGGCGACCTCATGGCCGAGGATCATCGGCTCTTTCAGCCGCACCGTGCCGAAGCCACCGTGGTTGTAATAGTGCAGGTCCGAGCCGCAGATGCCGCCGGCAGCAAGGCGGATCTCCACCTCACCGGGACCGGGCGCTTCCACGGCGCTGTCCTCGATGCGCAGGTCCTTCGCCGCGTGGATGACGATCGCCTTCATGGCTTTCTCCTCACAGGACCGGGGTTGGCAGCGGCCGGCCGTCGAAATGGGACGACAGGTTGTCGAAGACGAGCTGGCCCATGGCCTTGCGGGTCTCGACCGTGCCGGAGGCCATGTGCGGCTGGAGCAGCACGTTGTCCAGCGCCAGGAAGCGCGGATTGAGGTTCGGCTCGCCCTCGAAAACGTCGAGCGCGGCCGAGCCGAGCGCCTTGCTCTCGAGCGCGTCGAGAAGGGCGCCCTCGTCGATGTTGGAGGCGCGGGAGATGTTGATCAGCATGCCCTCCGCCCCCAGCGCCGCGATGACCTTGGGCCCGACGATATGGCGCGTCTCGGCCGAGGCGGCGAGGGTGACGAAGAAGAAGTCGGAGCGTTCGGCAAGCTCGACCGGATCGGCGATGAAGGTCCAGTCCTTGGCGAAGTCCTTCGGACCGGTGTCGCTATAGGCGATGTCCATGTCGAAGCCGGTGAGGCGTTTGGCGACCTCGTAGCCGATGCGGCCGAGGCCGAGCACGCCGGCGCGCATGCCGTGCACCCGGCGCTTCAGCGGATAGAGGCCCTTCCTTGCCCAGTCGCCGCTCTTCACCCAGGCCTCGCCGCCGATGACGCCGCGCGCCTCAGCCAGCATCATGGCGATGCCGAGATCGGCGACGTCCTTGGTGAGTACGTCGGGCGTGTTGGTGACGCGGATGCCGCGCTCGCGGGCGGTGGCAAGATCCACCGCGTCATAACCGACGCCGTAGACGCTGATGACCTCGAGCTTCGGCAGCGCCTCGATCATCGCGCGGTTGGCGCCGAGTTCGCCGCGTGTCGCGATGCCGCGGATATTGCCGCCGTGCTCGGCGAGAAACGCCGCCTTGTCGGCCGCCTCGAAATAGCGGTGCATCGTGAAATGCGTATCCAGGCGTTCCTGGTCCCATTCGGGATACGGGCCAACCTGTAATATCTCGATCTTGCTCATAATGGACCCTCCGTTCACGCTTCGACCGTCAGGCCTTTGGCTTTCAGCACCGCTTCAAGATTGCTGACCTCTACGACCGATTTTCCGGCCTTGTAGGCGGCGATGTAGCCGGCTTCGGCGTCTTCACGCGCCTGCGAAAGTGCTGCCACGTCAAGCGCTTCCTCGCGTCGCACGATAACGAGACCGTCGGCGTCGCCCACGATGATGTCGCCGGGATGGATGAGTTCACCGCCGACGACGATCGAGTCGTTTGTGGAGGTCAGCGTTTCCTTGACGGTGCCCTTGATGCAGACACTGAGCGAGAAGACCGGGAAGCCGAGTTCGCGCAGTTGCAGCGAGTCGCGCACGCCGCTGTCCGTGACGAGACCGCCGATGCCTTTGGCGAGGCAGGCATTGGCCAGTACGTCGCCAAAGGAGCCAGCCTCCTCGTATTCGCCGCCCGAAACGACGATGATGTCGCCGGGATGGGCATAGTTGATCGCCAGTTGCAGCATGATGTTGTCGCGCGGCGCGCAGCGCACCGTGAAGGCCGGACCGCACAGCTTCATACGGTAGTCGACCGGCTTGATGCGCGAGGAGAGCGCGCCGCGCCTGCCCTGCGCCTCGTGGATGGTCGCGGGCGAGAATTTTGCAAGCGCCTCGATCTCGGCAGCGCTCGGACGGACGGGCATTTTCTTGATATGCGTCATGATTTTTCCCACGAGTGGTCGTTGCGGCGGGCGCAGCGCCCGCCGCCGTGTTGTTGAAGTCATGTTGGAAAGACTGTCGCCTGTGCCAGAGCCCTTACGGGATTTCGGTGAACTTCAGTTCGGAGAGCGGTGCGACTTTGTCGGTACGGGTCATCTTGTATTCGGTGTTCGGGCCGAGCCACTTGTCCCAGATCTGGTTGATCTCGCCGCTCTCGTCGAGCTTGCGCAGCACCTCGTTGATCTTTGCCGTCAGCGCCGGCTGGTCCTTCTGCATGCCGATGCCGATCGGCTGGAACAGCATCGGTTCCTCGATCATGCGCATCTCGCGGCCCTTCGTCTTGGATTCGTTGACCAGCTTGGTCGTCGTCATGGTGTTGGCGACCATGCCACGGGCCTTGCCCTGCTGGGCGGCGAGGTAGGCGGAGGCCGTGTCCTGGAAGGTCAGCGGCTCGGACTTGTTGAGCTTGATCGACATTTCCGAGGTCGAGCCCTTGGTGGAGGCGATGCGCTGGCCGACATAATCCGCCTTCACCTTGCCGGGATCGTCAGCCGGGACGATCAGCATTTCCTTGGCGAGATAGTAGGGATCGCTGAACTGGATCTGCTCGGCGCGGCTCTTGGTATAGGCGAGGTTGGCGACGGTGATATCGACGCGGCCGAGCTTCACCTCCGGCACGCGGGCCTCCACCGAAACCGGCTTGACCTCGGCCTTCACGCCGAGCTCGCGGGCAATGGCGCCGCACAGATCGACGTCGAAGCCGACCATTTCACGGGTCTGCGTATCCGGTGCGGCAAAGGGCGGCACGTCAGCAAAGGTCGCGCAGCGCAGCGTCTTGTTGGCAATGATGTCGTCAAGCTGATCGGCCGCGGCCGGCCCGGCAAGCGCGGCGGCCGCAACGGTCGCGGCGAGGATGAGATGATGGCACTTCATTGGCTGTTCTCCTTCGTTGCTTGGTATTAGTGGCGCAGGTCCGCGAGGAAGCGCTGCGCGCGGGGATGCTTAGGATTGCTGAAAAATTCGTCGGGCGTCGCCGTCTCGATGATCTGTCCGCCGTCGATGAACCAGATGCGGTCGGCCACATCGCGGGCAAAGCCCATTTCGTGCGTGACGCACATCATGGTCATGCCCTCGGCCGCCAGCGACTTCATGACGCTCAGCACTTCGCCGACCATTTCCGGGTCGAGCGCGCTGGTCGGCTCGTCGAAGAGCATGACCGGCGGCTCCATCGCGAGTGCCCGGGCAATGGCGACGCGCTGCTGCTGGCCGCCGGAAAGCTGGGCGGGATAGCTGTTGGCCTTGTCGCGCAACCCCACCCTTTCGAGAAGCTTCAGCGCCTTGTCGCGGGCCTGCGCCGCCGGCACGCCTTTCACGCGCATGGGCGACATGGCGACGTTGTCGACCGCCGAGAGATGCGGAAAGAGATTGAAGCTCTGGAAGACAAAGCCGATGCGACTGCGCAAGCGGTTCAGTTCGCGGCCCTTGAGCGGGGCGTGGATGTCCTGCCCTTCGAAGAAGATCGAGCCGCTGTTGATTTCCTCCAGCCGGTTGACGGTGCGGATGAGGGTCGACTTGCCGGAGCCGGAAGGGCCGCAAATGACCACCACCTCGCCGCGCGAGACCGTAGCGTCGATGCCTTTCAGCACGTCGAATTCGCCATAGCTTTTGCGGACATCGGCCAACTGGATCGTCTGATCCTTCGCGGGGGCGGATACTGAAGCGGTCATGGCTGCTCCGTGGCGTTGGTGGTCAGGGAAAGCGGAAGCGTCCGCTTCGGGGCAATAAGGCCGGCGCGACGTCGGGTGATGCGTCGCTCCACGACATTGGTGAGCGCGGTCAGCGACCAGCAGATCACGTAGTAGGTGAGCGCCAGGATCAGGAAGACCTGGAAGGGCTGCGTAAGGAGCTGGTTGTTGACCTGGCTTGCGGCGAAGGTGAGGTCCGGCACGTTGATGACATAGCCGAGCGTCGTGTCCTTGATGGTCGCGACGAAGGTCGACAGCATGCTCGGGATCATGTTGTAGAGCGCCTGCGGCAGGATGACGTAGCGCATGGCGCCGAACCAGCCGTGGCCGAGGGCCCTTGCGGCATCCATCTGCCCCTGCCCCAGCGCCACGATGCCGGCGCGGATGATTTCGCTGAGAAACGCGCCCTGATAGACCACGAGGGTGGCGAGCATGGTGAGGAAGCTCGGCACGTCGGCCCCCGTCAGCAGCGGCACGAGGAAATAGCTCCAAAGCACCAGCATCAAGAGCGGCACGCCGCGCGTCACATAGACCAGCACCGTCACCGGCCAGCGCAGCGCCCGGTATTTCGAAAGGCGGGCGAAGGCGAGCAGGATGGCGAAGGGAAAGGCGATGACGATGCTGAGCGCCGAGAGGATCAGCGTGTTGGCAAGGCCACCGAGCGGGCCGTTCGGATATTGGCCAATGAGGAGCAGCAGCCAGTATTCGTC from the Shinella zoogloeoides genome contains:
- a CDS encoding GntR family transcriptional regulator translates to MTSLNKLDRGNLSEQVYTAIRETLMDGRYEPGERLRINSLAEELGVSITPVREAIFRLVSEHALEMKAATAIHVRNLAPDELREIQFIRYHLESEAAALAAERITPKELANLESLQEAFRVAAGEDPQEASLINRQFHFAVVAAAGMPLVFATVENMWTLMGPLLRTFHITVPVRDLTSGAHKHYDLLRALGKRDAAGARAAMQEDIVWGKVLVDWLEKKRAV
- a CDS encoding GMC family oxidoreductase, which produces MTDYLIVGGGSAGSALAGRLAMSNSGKVTILEGGPRDRHPLIHIPAGFVKLLDSKLLYHYKTEQQAGLAGRSPIMPQGAVLGGGGSVNATIYIRGQRSDYDTWSSLGAAGWSYSEVLPYFRRAEDNDRFSDAYHGTKGPLGVSDLRQVNELTRAFVLGAQEAGIPFTSDFNGRRQRGVGYNQTTTRNARRCSAAVAYLRPALASGNLDIQTGCFVTRILFEGDRAVGVEYRQDGALRTIRAEKEVILSAGAVQTPKLLMLSGVGPEDELKRHGIAVHHRLEGVGQNLQDHLEFPAIRYCTGRYGYFGEDTFFRSMRNGLQYLLFKSGPVMSNVTEACAFVNVDDMEDEPNIQLHFVPIVFLDSDQEQIKRAGATINPCVLRPLSRGEIRLRSTDPADHPIIDPRYLSHPEDMRLSVKGLRLARDILSQSAFAPYVEKTEAFPGTGIEDEATLQSYIRSKGKTVYHPAGTCRMGTDDMAVVDPQLRVRGLRNLRIVDNSIMPTLISGNTNAPAIMIGEKASDIIRGIDPLPPSNA
- the gabD gene encoding NADP-dependent succinate-semialdehyde dehydrogenase; its protein translation is MTLKDPSLLRQAALVGQRWIEADGSGIAVKNPATGELVGHVPKLGAKETREAIDAAAEAQKGWAARTAKERAAVLRKWFELMIENKDDLGRILTMEQGKPLAEATGEIVYGASFVEWFAEEARRLYGDIVPGHQKDKRILVMKQPIGVVAAITPWNFPNAMITRKAGPAFAAGCAMVLKPASQTPFSAIAIAILAERAGLPTGLFSVITGSAREIGAEMTANPTVRKLTFTGSTEIGAELYKQCAPTIKKLGLELGGNAPFIVFDDADLDAAVEGALIAKFRNNGQTCVCANRLYVQDAVYDAFSDKLAAAVGKLKTGNGFDEGVVLGPLIDGAALEKVEEHVSDAVKKGGRVVQGGKRHALGGTFYEATVITDVTPDMAVAKEETFGPVAPLFRFTDENDVIAQANDTEFGLASYFYAKDLSRVFRVADALEYGMVGVNTGLISTAEAPFGGVKLSGLGREGSRYGLEEFTEIKYVCLGGIA
- a CDS encoding GMC oxidoreductase, with product MKALSVRKLALGEERLSDADFEAHARANAKTVYHPAGTCRMGRDQLSVVDNWPRVQGIPRLRIADASIMSTLVSGNTDATCITIAER
- a CDS encoding gluconokinase; this encodes MPQSHPISRIVLMGVAGCGKSAVGAALAARLGAAYLDGDDLHASENIEKMSRGEPLSDGDRWPWLTLIGQRLANPDGILILGCSALKRRYRDHIRAEAGAPVTFVHLSGTAELITKRMGARTGHFMPTILIDSQFAALELPAADEHSITVDIDRPLDAIVDQVISLLEVG
- a CDS encoding SDR family oxidoreductase, with amino-acid sequence MSIQLFDLTGKRALVTGSSQGIGFALAKGLAAAGADVVLNGRDEAKLAAAAKNLGAKHTLAFDATDHAAVRKAVDAFEADIGPIDILVNNAGMQHRTPLEDFPADAFERLLKTNISTVFNVGQAVARHMIARGAGKIINIASVQTALARPGIAPYTATKGAVGNLTKGMATDWAKHGLQCNAIAPGYFDTPLNAALVADASFSEWLEKRTPAGRWGKVEELVGACIFLSSAASSFVNGHTLYVDGGITASL
- a CDS encoding L-idonate 5-dehydrogenase; this translates as MKAIVIHAAKDLRIEDSAVEAPGPGEVEIRLAAGGICGSDLHYYNHGGFGTVRLKEPMILGHEVAGHVAALGEGVSGLAVGDLVAVSPSRPCGACDYCLKGLANHCFNMRFYGSAMPFPHIQGAFRERLVAKASQCVRADGLTAGEAAMAEPLSVTLHATRRAGEMLGKRVLVTGCGPIGTLSILAARRAGAAEIVAADLSERALGFARTVGADRTINLSEDRDGLVPFSANKGYFDVLYECSGAQPALVAGIQALAPRGVIVQLGLGGEMSLPMMAITAKELDLRGSFRFHEEFAVAVKLMQGGLIDVKPLITHTLPLAEALTAFEIASDKGQSMKTQIAFS
- a CDS encoding 2-hydroxyacid dehydrogenase, with the translated sequence MSKIEILQVGPYPEWDQERLDTHFTMHRYFEAADKAAFLAEHGGNIRGIATRGELGANRAMIEALPKLEVISVYGVGYDAVDLATARERGIRVTNTPDVLTKDVADLGIAMMLAEARGVIGGEAWVKSGDWARKGLYPLKRRVHGMRAGVLGLGRIGYEVAKRLTGFDMDIAYSDTGPKDFAKDWTFIADPVELAERSDFFFVTLAASAETRHIVGPKVIAALGAEGMLINISRASNIDEGALLDALESKALGSAALDVFEGEPNLNPRFLALDNVLLQPHMASGTVETRKAMGQLVFDNLSSHFDGRPLPTPVL
- a CDS encoding 4-carboxy-4-hydroxy-2-oxoadipate aldolase/oxaloacetate decarboxylase; this translates as MTHIKKMPVRPSAAEIEALAKFSPATIHEAQGRRGALSSRIKPVDYRMKLCGPAFTVRCAPRDNIMLQLAINYAHPGDIIVVSGGEYEEAGSFGDVLANACLAKGIGGLVTDSGVRDSLQLRELGFPVFSLSVCIKGTVKETLTSTNDSIVVGGELIHPGDIIVGDADGLVIVRREEALDVAALSQAREDAEAGYIAAYKAGKSVVEVSNLEAVLKAKGLTVEA
- a CDS encoding ABC transporter substrate-binding protein encodes the protein MKCHHLILAATVAAAALAGPAAADQLDDIIANKTLRCATFADVPPFAAPDTQTREMVGFDVDLCGAIARELGVKAEVKPVSVEARVPEVKLGRVDITVANLAYTKSRAEQIQFSDPYYLAKEMLIVPADDPGKVKADYVGQRIASTKGSTSEMSIKLNKSEPLTFQDTASAYLAAQQGKARGMVANTMTTTKLVNESKTKGREMRMIEEPMLFQPIGIGMQKDQPALTAKINEVLRKLDESGEINQIWDKWLGPNTEYKMTRTDKVAPLSELKFTEIP
- a CDS encoding amino acid ABC transporter ATP-binding protein, which encodes MTASVSAPAKDQTIQLADVRKSYGEFDVLKGIDATVSRGEVVVICGPSGSGKSTLIRTVNRLEEINSGSIFFEGQDIHAPLKGRELNRLRSRIGFVFQSFNLFPHLSAVDNVAMSPMRVKGVPAAQARDKALKLLERVGLRDKANSYPAQLSGGQQQRVAIARALAMEPPVMLFDEPTSALDPEMVGEVLSVMKSLAAEGMTMMCVTHEMGFARDVADRIWFIDGGQIIETATPDEFFSNPKHPRAQRFLADLRH
- a CDS encoding amino acid ABC transporter permease; the encoded protein is MIHDLIAIIDEYWLLLLIGQYPNGPLGGLANTLILSALSIVIAFPFAILLAFARLSKYRALRWPVTVLVYVTRGVPLLMLVLWSYFLVPLLTGADVPSFLTMLATLVVYQGAFLSEIIRAGIVALGQGQMDAARALGHGWFGAMRYVILPQALYNMIPSMLSTFVATIKDTTLGYVINVPDLTFAASQVNNQLLTQPFQVFLILALTYYVICWSLTALTNVVERRITRRRAGLIAPKRTLPLSLTTNATEQP